One genomic segment of Mytilus trossulus isolate FHL-02 chromosome 4, PNRI_Mtr1.1.1.hap1, whole genome shotgun sequence includes these proteins:
- the LOC134716249 gene encoding universal stress protein YxiE-like: MAEEKKVVVIASDGSDHAKLALQKYAAEFYKPGNFAVVVYCATYTEISYGSVALIPGDPALVQRIVESEEVKCTEMVKKLSKDLVDLKIEGEVVRVNGEPGPAVLEKAKDLKAIYIVVGSRGLGKIRRTIMGSVSDYLVHHAHIPVVVCKSEHHHHHGSDKHS; the protein is encoded by the exons ATGGCCGAAGAGAAAAAAGTGGTGGTTATAGCAAGTGATGGTAGTGATCATGCTAAATTGGCTTTGCAAA aGTATGCAGCAGAATTCTACAAGCCTGGTAATTTTGCAGTCGTTGTGTATTGTGCTACTTATACCGAGATCAGTTATGGAT CTGTTGCACTGATACCCGGGGATCCAGCTCTTGTTCAGAGGATAGTTGAGTCGGAGGAGGTTAAATGCACAGAAATGGTGAAAAAACTAAGTAAAGATTTAGTCGACTTGAAG ATAGAAGGCGAGGTTGTGAGAGTAAATGGAGAACCAGGTCCAGCTGTTTTAGAAAAAGCAAAAGATCTCAAAGCAATATACATCGTAGTAGGATCACGTGGTTTAGGGAAAATCAGAAGAACTATTATGGGCAGTGTCAGTGATTATCTCGTGCATCATGCTCACATTCCTGTAGTTGTCTGTAAATCAgaacatcatcatcatcatggAAGTGATAAGCATTcttaa
- the LOC134714280 gene encoding universal stress protein YxiE-like isoform X1, whose protein sequence is MEDRKISVVLLSVDGSDVSLFAIKKYSEELMESNHHVVAVLVGERTDVAFSAIGPLDKSLVKALIEAEEQKISEKISRVKACMDECKIKGEIIRAFGEPGPAILDKAKELKASFIVTGSRGLGKLRKTLLGSVSSYLLHHAHIPIVVCKMPS, encoded by the exons ATGGAAGATCGAAAGATTTCAGTTGTACTTCTAAGTGTGGATGGTAGCGATGTTTCTCTTTTCGCGATAAaaa aatatTCAGAAGAATTAATGGAATCAAATCATCATGTCGTTGCTGTTTTAGTCGGCGAAAGGACAGATGTTGCATTCAGTG CTATTGGGCCATTGGACAAATCTTTAGTGAAGGCACTTATAGAGGCAGAGGAACAGAAAATTAGCGAGAAGATTAGTCGTGTAAAGGCGTGTATGGATGAATGTAAG ATAAAAGGAGAAATTATCAGAGCATTTGGAGAACCGGGCCCAGCAATTCTGGACAAAGCAAAGGAACTTAAAGCTAGCTTTATTGTCACTGGATCACGTGGGTTGGGAAAGCTGCGGAAAACATTATTGGGTAGCGTCAGCAGTTACCTGTTACACCATGCGCACATCCCTATTGTTGTTTGCAAGATGCCaagttga